From the genome of Globicephala melas chromosome 14, mGloMel1.2, whole genome shotgun sequence, one region includes:
- the MARCKS gene encoding myristoylated alanine-rich C-kinase substrate — protein MGAQFSKTAAKGEAAAERPGEAAVASSPSKANGQENGHVKVNGDASPAAAEPGAKEELQANGSAPAADKEEPAAAGSGAASPAAAEKDELAAAAPEAGASPAEKEAPAEGEAAEPGSPTAAEGEAASAASSTSSPKAEDGATPSPSNETPKKKKKRFSFKKSFKLSGFSFKKNKKEAGEGGEAEGTAGASAEGGKDEAAGGAAAAAGEAAGAASGEPAAAPSEEAAAGEQGAAGGDPQEAKPEEAAVVPEKPSASEEAKAAEEPSKAEEKTEEAGASAATCEAPSAAGPGAPPEQEVAPAEEAAAAAASSACAAPSQEAQPECSPEAPPAEAAE, from the exons ATGGGTGCCCAATTCTCCAAGACCGCTGCGAAGGGAGAAGCCGCCGCGGAGAGGCCTGGAGAGGCGGCTGTGGCCTCGTCGCCTTCTAAAGCGAATGGGCAG GAAAATGGCCACGTGAAGGTAAACGGCGACGCTTCTCCCGCGGCCGCCGAGCCCGGCGCCAAGGAGGAGCTGCAGGCTAACGGCAGCGCCCCGGCCGCCGACAAGGAGGAGCCCGCGGCCGCCGGGAGCGGGGCGGCGTCGCCAGCCGCGGCCGAGAAAGATGAGctggccgccgccgcccccgaGGCCGGGGCCAGCCCTGCGGAGAAGGAGGCCCCCGCGGAGGGCGAGGCCGCCGAGCCCGGCTCGCCCACGGCCGCGGAGGGGGAGGCCGCGTCAGCCGCCTCCTCGACGTCTTCGCCCAAGGCCGAGGACGGGGCCACGCCCTCGCCCAGCAACGAGaccccgaaaaaaaaaaagaagcgctTTTCCTTCAAGAAGTCTTTCAAGCTGAGCGGCTTCTCCTTCAAGAAGAACAAGAAGGAAGCGGGAGAGGGCGGTGAAGCCGAAGGCACCGCCGGCGCCTCCGCCGAAGGCGGCAAGGACGAGGCCGCCGGGGGCGCCGCTGCGGCCGCCGGCGAGGCTGCGGGCGCGGCCTCCGGGGAGCCGGCGGCGGCGCCGAGCGAGGAGGCGGCCGCGGGCGAGCAGGGGGCGGCGGGGGGCGACCCGCAGGAGGCCAAGCCCGAGGAGGCCGCCGTCGTGCCCGAGAAGCCGTCCGCTAGCGAGGAGGCCAAGGCCGCCGAGGAGCCCAGCAAGGCAGAGGAGAAGACCGAGGAGGCCGGGGCCAGCGCGGCCACCTGCGAGGCGCCCTCGGCCGCGGGGCCCGGCGCGCCCCCGGAGCAGGAGGTGGCCCCCGCGGAGGAGGCGGCGGCCGCTGCGGCGTCGTCAGCCTGCGCAGCTCCCTCACAGGAGGCCCAGCCCGAGTGCAGTCCAGAAGCCCCCCCAGCGGAGGCGGCAGAGTAA